In Brevundimonas sp. SGAir0440, one DNA window encodes the following:
- a CDS encoding helix-hairpin-helix domain-containing protein yields the protein MIDLNTATAAELDGVELLRGHGFEIVRYREERGLFTSLRQLDEVPGLAQKTDGVEAHLYVESGDAS from the coding sequence ATGATTGACTTGAACACCGCCACTGCGGCCGAACTCGATGGCGTTGAACTTTTGCGTGGCCATGGGTTTGAGATCGTCCGCTATCGTGAAGAACGCGGTTTGTTCACCAGCCTTCGCCAACTCGACGAAGTGCCGGGTCTGGCCCAGAAAACGGATGGCGTCGAAGCGCACCTTTACGTCGAATCTGGTGACGCCAGCTAG